The following proteins come from a genomic window of Aspergillus oryzae RIB40 DNA, chromosome 4:
- a CDS encoding GLTP domain-containing protein (predicted protein) — MASKTWFDGLKRSFADVPVGADNSISTTEFLEASESLTTLFDVLGSVAFTPVKNDLLGNVKKLRDRQLAAPAESETVQSLSVNELKTKKHTASEGLLWLVRGLDFTAQALRRHVDKTGEELASSFREAYGVTLSKHHNFIVKKVFSVAVGAAPNNKNFYKSLASSTDDVSAETEAKIQEQLTREVKALEKIVSILQKFQEQPDAKW, encoded by the exons GCAGACAACTCCATTTCTACCACCGAGTTCCTCGAAGCCTCCGAATCCCTCACTACTTTGTTCG ATGTGCTCGGCTCCGTGGCTTTCACTCCCGTCAAGAACGACCTACTTGGAAATGTCAAG AAACTCAGAGACCGGCAGCTGGCTGCCCCTGCTGAGTCTGAGACTGTTCAGTCTCTTTCAGTGAACGAACTGAAGACCAAGAAGCACACCGCCTCTGAAGGTCTACTCTGGCTTGTTAG GGGCCTTGACTTCACTGCCCAAGCCCTCCGCCGCCACGTCGACAAGACCGGTGAGGAGCTTGCCAGCTCCTTCCGTGAAGCCTACGGTGTTACCCTCAGCAAGCACCACAATTTCATTGTGAAAAAGGTCTTCAGTGTGGCCGTAGGTGCTGCTCCTAATAACAAGAACTTCTACAAGTCCCTCGCCTCTAGTACCGACGATGTCTCCGCCGAGACCGAAGCGAAGATCCAAGAGCAGTTGACCCGCGAGGtgaaggctctggagaaaATCGTTTCCATTCTTCAGAAGTTCCAGGAGCAGCCCGATGCCAAGTGGTAA